In Vibrio crassostreae, the following are encoded in one genomic region:
- the radC gene encoding RadC family protein: protein MFVSDQPALTSPNMVKLFCQNSLAAKEHELFGVIFLDTQHRARASVELFTGMIDAASVYPREVVKKALAENAAAVIFYHNHPSGDATTSQADRRITRRLTDALALVDINVLDHFVISTENVVSFAERGWI, encoded by the coding sequence ATGTTTGTTAGTGATCAACCCGCTCTCACATCCCCCAATATGGTAAAACTGTTTTGTCAAAACTCATTAGCAGCTAAGGAACACGAATTGTTCGGTGTCATCTTCTTAGACACTCAGCATCGTGCTCGCGCTTCTGTAGAATTGTTTACTGGCATGATTGATGCTGCTTCGGTCTACCCTCGTGAGGTTGTCAAAAAAGCTCTTGCTGAGAACGCCGCTGCTGTCATTTTTTACCACAACCACCCATCGGGTGATGCAACAACTAGCCAAGCTGACCGCCGTATTACACGACGTTTAACCGACGCACTTGCTCTCGTTGACATCAACGTTCTTGACCACTTTGTGATCTCAACTGAGAACGTAGTTTCATTTGCAGAACGCGGTTGGATTTAA
- a CDS encoding DNA sulfur modification protein DndB: MSDYCFEIPAVREFFTLNAPFGVLQRLVAFDTGNVLARSQRDVNPTRAKNISRYIQDNTHTYVLTALTGVINERSEFIGSEHANVGLLKVSMDSEISFLDGQHRMTGIIDAIKGNVDLRSHNVPLMLFLEMPLEERQQAFSDINGQTVKPSLSISDTYNQRDDLPMLIVDMANNCSCFVGLVDFERNVIGKNSEYLFLVKILKDATARLLGVKANAVSCTVSCDT, translated from the coding sequence ATGTCTGATTATTGTTTTGAAATTCCCGCTGTACGTGAGTTCTTTACCCTTAACGCGCCCTTTGGTGTGTTGCAACGTTTGGTTGCATTTGATACTGGCAATGTGTTGGCTCGCTCTCAACGTGATGTTAATCCGACCCGCGCTAAAAACATTTCCAGATACATTCAAGATAACACTCATACCTACGTATTGACGGCATTAACGGGCGTGATTAATGAACGTTCTGAGTTCATTGGATCCGAACACGCCAATGTGGGTTTGTTGAAGGTGAGTATGGACAGCGAAATTTCATTCTTAGATGGACAACATAGAATGACGGGCATCATCGATGCCATTAAAGGTAATGTCGATTTGCGGAGTCATAATGTTCCGCTGATGCTGTTTTTAGAAATGCCTTTGGAAGAGCGACAACAAGCATTTTCTGATATTAACGGCCAGACCGTGAAACCGAGTCTCAGTATCAGCGACACATACAATCAACGCGACGACTTACCAATGTTGATTGTCGATATGGCAAATAACTGTTCGTGTTTTGTTGGTTTAGTGGATTTTGAGCGTAATGTGATTGGTAAAAACAGTGAGTACCTTTTCCTCGTTAAAATATTGAAAGATGCGACCGCTCGATTACTTGGTGTTAAAGCCAATGCTGTGTCATGTACAGTGTCCTGTGACACCTGA
- a CDS encoding ECs1377 family protein — protein MEKIIHYDIQKVKVRSDKESTRLTSQWDQVLQICRDKPLGEIARARLAFNLVDYITSEDLPFRLFITRAPQAMATIGEETRVYKEHRVINGKQSGMIYAKSEQMLPREIHYTNEFVATRYVAGTKTPLSATSLVGCLKAGDVITPLDGILFLGCKRIASDIARLKKIEPTMNIAMKRIEVSDNFTDTTRKMASYE, from the coding sequence ATGGAAAAGATAATTCACTACGATATTCAAAAGGTTAAAGTTAGAAGCGATAAAGAAAGCACTCGACTGACCAGCCAATGGGATCAGGTTCTACAAATCTGTCGTGACAAACCACTCGGAGAGATCGCGAGAGCAAGATTAGCGTTTAACCTTGTCGATTACATCACAAGTGAAGATCTACCTTTTCGCTTATTCATCACCCGCGCACCACAAGCTATGGCCACCATAGGCGAGGAAACACGAGTGTATAAAGAGCATCGAGTTATTAATGGTAAACAAAGCGGAATGATTTACGCTAAAAGCGAACAAATGTTACCAAGAGAAATCCACTATACGAATGAGTTTGTGGCAACCCGCTACGTTGCTGGGACAAAAACACCACTCTCTGCCACCTCCCTCGTTGGTTGCCTCAAGGCTGGAGATGTCATAACACCACTCGATGGCATCTTGTTTTTAGGCTGCAAACGAATAGCCAGTGATATAGCACGTCTTAAAAAAATCGAACCCACCATGAACATCGCAATGAAACGTATCGAAGTATCAGACAACTTCACAGACACAACAAGAAAGATGGCAAGTTACGAATGA
- a CDS encoding DUF7659 family protein, translating to MKYLSHYIQDKQTQAFNEAGAFFAFSNQQFDDEKKEGVKYASLGMGLICPTDNVRQLMIRLYSIAQEGIAEDIKENGKKAIIRRELFNHECFYTNDICDCVEKLEGYGITYDEIYEVFNHIRKTEDVY from the coding sequence ATGAAATATCTCTCACACTATATTCAAGACAAACAAACTCAGGCTTTTAATGAGGCAGGGGCATTCTTTGCTTTTTCTAATCAACAGTTCGATGATGAAAAAAAAGAGGGCGTGAAATATGCGTCGCTAGGTATGGGTTTAATTTGTCCCACCGATAACGTGAGGCAATTAATGATCCGTTTATACTCTATTGCTCAAGAAGGGATCGCCGAAGATATCAAGGAAAATGGTAAAAAAGCGATCATTCGTCGTGAGTTATTTAATCATGAGTGTTTCTACACCAATGATATTTGTGATTGTGTGGAAAAGCTCGAAGGGTATGGCATCACTTACGATGAAATTTATGAAGTGTTTAATCATATTCGTAAAACGGAAGACGTTTATTAG
- the traD gene encoding type IV conjugative transfer system coupling protein TraD, which yields MPRPKRASGNHFTRGGQITFHSIRMFFQVNNTLVYAAIWSVIALTGVLTWLRAPDNAFWSVFYYWRNHIYASLGHDLNSEVTTFWSGKRYIGTLASQLDNTQLINLYDNVIRQIQINFLIGIGIAFTILMLAMTFFKRQGEKQSEDFHVRGFQYAEPKVLTNDLKKRAKKLKKQGVGNGRISDFKVDGQALFKHEFEVQHMLIDGTTGAGKSVMLRKLLRWIRKRGDKAIIYDKGCTFTSKLFDPTQDTLLNPFDERCANWDVWCDAKEAPDFENIASALIPQHGEGDPFWVDSARTIFSSAAYRMSQDDKPCSTARLLSLILTSELETLGNFLQGTESASLVSKDIKKTAISIKSVLATYIKSLRFLDGLDDKDAKGKPKRKPFSITDWVQDDKQKGFLFLSSNAQQHASLRPLISTWLAIASNAILGLKDDEDRRIWVIMDEMPSLHKLPELDTIIAEVRKFGGCYVIGLQSYAQLVKTYGKNTADVIFDLLNSRFYFRAPSAQMAQISSKDLGEQEVDVSIEHISYGANALRDGVSIGHQTVTRPVVSSSEIQAMDDLQCYLRVPGSSFITQLDLHFDKMRDVTPAFIKRHYTPSPAMTKAYQKAIYFECVAPGMLLNEEERNALTEIQAKQFETPEEMKLETDQIQQAQRSETVKALASKESEKLKSDNDHQERAQKELEESAISQDIEMEAGDMVE from the coding sequence ATGCCTAGACCTAAACGCGCGTCCGGCAACCACTTTACCCGTGGCGGACAAATTACTTTTCACTCCATTCGGATGTTCTTTCAAGTCAACAATACCTTAGTCTACGCCGCCATTTGGTCGGTGATAGCGCTCACTGGCGTTCTTACCTGGCTACGCGCGCCCGATAACGCCTTTTGGTCTGTGTTCTACTATTGGCGCAATCATATCTATGCCAGCCTTGGACACGATCTTAACAGCGAAGTCACGACCTTCTGGAGCGGGAAACGCTACATTGGCACGCTCGCTTCCCAACTGGACAACACCCAACTCATCAATCTCTACGATAACGTGATACGCCAAATACAAATCAACTTTTTGATTGGCATCGGTATTGCTTTCACCATCTTAATGCTCGCCATGACTTTCTTTAAACGACAAGGCGAAAAACAAAGTGAAGATTTTCACGTCCGAGGCTTTCAATACGCAGAGCCCAAAGTGCTCACTAACGATTTAAAAAAACGGGCAAAGAAACTCAAAAAACAGGGCGTAGGAAACGGACGGATTTCTGATTTCAAAGTGGATGGGCAGGCCTTATTTAAACATGAGTTTGAAGTTCAACATATGCTCATCGACGGCACCACAGGGGCAGGTAAATCCGTCATGCTTCGTAAACTATTACGCTGGATACGTAAACGTGGAGATAAAGCCATTATTTATGATAAAGGCTGCACCTTTACCAGTAAGTTATTTGACCCTACCCAAGACACCTTACTCAATCCCTTCGATGAACGCTGCGCCAATTGGGATGTGTGGTGTGATGCGAAAGAAGCCCCTGACTTTGAAAATATAGCCAGCGCACTTATCCCGCAACATGGCGAAGGCGATCCGTTCTGGGTGGATTCCGCTCGGACTATTTTTTCGAGTGCGGCGTATCGCATGAGCCAAGATGACAAGCCCTGCTCGACCGCAAGGCTGCTCAGTCTGATACTCACGTCTGAACTTGAAACCCTGGGTAATTTCCTGCAAGGCACAGAGTCTGCATCCCTGGTCTCGAAAGACATCAAAAAGACGGCCATCTCCATTAAGTCGGTGCTCGCCACCTACATCAAGAGCCTACGATTTTTGGATGGATTGGATGACAAAGACGCGAAAGGAAAGCCCAAACGCAAACCGTTTTCTATCACCGATTGGGTGCAAGACGATAAACAAAAAGGCTTTTTGTTCTTATCCAGTAACGCGCAGCAACACGCCTCTCTGCGTCCTTTGATTTCGACTTGGCTTGCCATTGCTTCTAACGCTATCTTGGGACTCAAAGACGATGAAGATCGCCGTATCTGGGTGATCATGGATGAAATGCCAAGTCTGCATAAACTGCCTGAGCTTGACACCATCATTGCCGAAGTGCGTAAGTTTGGAGGCTGTTATGTGATTGGTCTCCAGTCTTATGCTCAGCTCGTGAAAACCTACGGCAAAAACACCGCGGACGTCATTTTTGACTTACTCAACTCCCGTTTTTACTTTCGTGCCCCCTCCGCGCAAATGGCGCAAATCTCGTCAAAAGATTTAGGTGAGCAAGAGGTGGACGTGTCAATAGAGCACATTTCTTACGGTGCAAATGCGTTGCGTGACGGGGTATCGATTGGTCACCAAACCGTCACCCGCCCGGTTGTCTCTAGCAGTGAAATCCAAGCCATGGATGATTTGCAATGTTACCTTCGCGTACCAGGAAGCAGCTTTATCACTCAACTGGATTTGCACTTTGATAAGATGCGAGATGTGACACCGGCCTTTATTAAACGTCATTACACCCCATCGCCCGCCATGACCAAGGCGTATCAAAAAGCGATTTACTTTGAGTGTGTCGCCCCAGGTATGCTCCTCAACGAAGAAGAGCGTAACGCACTCACAGAAATCCAAGCCAAGCAATTTGAAACGCCGGAAGAGATGAAGCTGGAAACCGACCAAATCCAACAAGCACAACGAAGTGAGACAGTCAAAGCGTTAGCCAGCAAGGAGTCGGAAAAGCTCAAATCAGACAATGACCATCAAGAGCGCGCTCAAAAAGAGCTTGAAGAGTCGGCGATATCTCAAGATATCGAGATGGAAGCGGGCGATATGGTTGAATAG
- the traI gene encoding conjugative transfer relaxase/helicase TraI produces the protein MLSISPLKSASGAAKYYLSEENPKDLPDVSLEKDADDNYYLKEKDQGENTFWHGKLAIEAGLAGKPVEQATLESVLSGNLGGETIKGKRDNHKCGLDLTLSVSKGFSILALGGGDTRLLGILKDAVKFVANEIEKDTAQVTSTNKEGEREYINTGNMIFAAIGHKTSRENDMQLHYHLLAPNMTRDQDGQLRSLASTIKQKGGMINGTGERIYNFQKYYTALFHSKIAHDVEGIGYQTHGLGNGQIDISGVPQPLIENSSTRTQQINQQALNFGDTQAARDMAALDTRKSKTYLSTGELTTKWQQQIKDMGYKPEELVKNAQQFTKQEFQPALIAQEALARAVSHLEQNNTALRLEKVVELAVSDFTKGGIQANAIEVKTIADEWIKNGTLIPLGEKGQYTTKGLIDNEKALIDSTQGRAHHMRTHVESSTLNKLAIPENQQRILTDLYHSTKQFHVVHVHGSSQGIAQQLLNVGNHSGKRIQLVSQSVKAKTEGMESVQRKSQTLSAWVGQLFSPEQRHTTHSLLQSDTPLTNKDVLLIDDANKMSANELLALTDKAKQSSSKVVMLNRVSSRQGFKANNAISLYQKGNVESHSWVGKRASHTNVKLHDNDTDRIARVYADLPDKANTQVIATSGVEQRRLTEAIRDRLKNTGALARHETTLFTQTPHHLSKAQQPLVQHYKPGMTLTHWEKNKPQSFVIASIDKESNTMTALSKRDGQSHTFDPSSRTFKRMKMQISKPQSLNIAQGERLRTLGKHFPAGLDANRSYLVTHTDKESLTLESQGQTQRVNLESLKDAPLQYDYVHGAHHIEQKAHTLLSGKAFTLSKPLINDLTEKTERLDIFTDKPDKAQSVLEKEQVSPSAIERVLQTQNVNDRYLNDATQDWLKHDVSQALSALAKAQNAPLIEKAVSFALNHLSEREAAFSQKALVVEAVRYAFEEAGGSITKEQVETELTKRSDTLSAEYSDGTRWTTHAALETEKRILQNIDDGKDQHQPFATPKQVQDFLNTKPRLTQGQKDAITLISTTKDSFVAIQGLAGTGKSTMLESNTELIQLVKEASQQPEQSVIGLAPTHAAVAELESKGVKAQTLDSLLSDIRQGNREASDYQHTLFFLDESSMVSNKQADEFTKLVNDSQSKTVKLGDKEQLLSLSAGKPFELAISQGRIDTAYMTDIIRQQNDTLLNAAQNIIDKQPQSALDKLQQQAPDTQGNRQHVISTLDEHRKDRHKAQLEATEKLPYMIAKDYLERTPETRENTLLILYTNKERDQTTEYIRVGLMKKSELGKENVIATRLRSIGATGEELTTMMPYQKGLILSTRPGEYATITHVDSEHGVVTLQDASTGKTRPFLPRNRDHTFTTLFSVSEKPLSTGDKIITRFTDKERGIKANVEYRITQATTDSIVAQSKTGQTLNLHPNALKDGHWDYAYSRTADMAQGSTYQHVISAIQSKGALTNLRRAGIDVTRASQHIRLYTDNTKQLVKSWLSKDSHKASAIETLNQIPPKDTTYFNRNALPHEDVRFQNKSGDFDYNKFREHINTQLPKYTESLAVQLLGQPNQSKSDRDYLTFGIGKSAIKVTLTGEHRGYFKDYTTGEKGALINLIMSHKEMNYKAAMNEAHKMLNEPDKYQLEENSKHEKLLSTTPRHIAQFEERAKDYINQSLPMDNTLAQTYLNKLGVNNIENNHVKFHPAVYSSEDRSLHPAMLTNIHNKQGETKAIEVTYLDTQGNKDSSLDINPRTLGTKSKQLTQFHQGEDLNTTIISTSIENSFLIRDQTQGQIDIINVNHKNDIQNISTDELRQNIIIVLNHGNHDLNPNNIEKIVENFNGRDIQFMSDDNLKEDIKSCLDKLEQDNSAHNIELSEPLISHQESELDTLNYNEKKETDSQSLDHFEPKEYSPQKEMEFNQSEKESHWEDREIDRELER, from the coding sequence ATGCTTTCTATTAGCCCACTGAAATCCGCTTCTGGCGCTGCCAAATATTACCTCAGCGAAGAAAACCCCAAAGACCTACCTGACGTCTCTTTAGAAAAAGACGCGGACGATAACTATTACCTCAAGGAAAAAGACCAGGGAGAAAACACCTTCTGGCATGGAAAATTAGCCATCGAAGCGGGACTGGCGGGTAAACCCGTAGAGCAAGCCACCCTAGAATCGGTGCTTTCTGGCAACCTTGGTGGTGAAACCATTAAAGGGAAACGAGATAACCATAAATGCGGTTTAGATCTGACTTTGTCCGTATCTAAAGGCTTCTCCATTCTAGCGTTAGGCGGTGGGGATACACGATTACTTGGCATTCTCAAAGACGCAGTTAAGTTTGTCGCCAATGAAATTGAAAAAGACACCGCACAAGTCACGTCAACCAATAAAGAAGGGGAACGTGAATACATCAATACAGGTAACATGATTTTCGCAGCTATTGGCCATAAGACCAGCCGTGAAAACGACATGCAGCTTCATTACCACTTGTTAGCGCCAAATATGACACGAGATCAGGATGGACAACTTCGCTCACTCGCTTCAACCATTAAGCAAAAAGGGGGCATGATTAACGGGACTGGCGAGCGCATCTATAACTTCCAAAAATATTACACGGCGTTATTTCACAGCAAAATAGCGCATGACGTTGAAGGCATTGGATATCAAACTCATGGGCTAGGCAATGGACAGATAGACATCTCTGGTGTACCGCAACCTCTCATCGAAAACTCTTCCACTCGAACGCAGCAAATCAACCAACAAGCCTTAAACTTTGGAGACACACAAGCAGCAAGGGATATGGCAGCACTTGATACACGCAAAAGTAAAACTTACCTGAGCACCGGTGAGCTCACCACAAAGTGGCAGCAACAAATTAAAGATATGGGGTACAAGCCCGAAGAGTTGGTAAAGAATGCACAACAATTCACTAAACAAGAATTTCAGCCAGCCTTAATCGCTCAAGAAGCCCTGGCACGAGCTGTTTCTCATCTTGAACAAAATAATACAGCCCTTCGCTTGGAAAAAGTCGTTGAATTGGCCGTTTCTGACTTTACCAAAGGGGGTATTCAAGCCAATGCCATTGAAGTAAAAACCATCGCCGATGAATGGATTAAAAATGGCACACTCATACCTTTAGGAGAGAAAGGGCAATACACCACCAAAGGCTTAATTGATAACGAGAAAGCGCTTATCGACAGCACCCAAGGTCGGGCGCATCACATGCGCACCCACGTTGAATCCAGCACGCTCAACAAGCTTGCTATCCCTGAAAACCAGCAGCGTATCTTGACTGACCTGTACCACTCCACCAAACAGTTCCATGTGGTCCATGTACACGGCTCATCACAGGGTATTGCGCAGCAGCTACTCAATGTGGGCAATCACAGCGGTAAGCGCATCCAGCTGGTCTCCCAAAGCGTGAAAGCCAAGACAGAGGGCATGGAGAGCGTACAGCGCAAGAGTCAAACACTCAGCGCCTGGGTCGGTCAGCTCTTTTCACCAGAGCAGCGCCACACTACCCACAGCTTATTGCAAAGCGATACGCCGCTGACCAATAAAGACGTCTTGCTCATCGATGACGCCAATAAGATGAGCGCCAATGAGTTGTTAGCCCTCACCGATAAAGCCAAACAATCGAGCAGTAAAGTGGTGATGCTTAACCGCGTATCAAGCCGTCAGGGATTTAAAGCCAATAACGCTATCTCGCTGTATCAAAAAGGCAATGTGGAGAGTCATTCTTGGGTCGGCAAGCGAGCCAGCCATACCAACGTGAAACTGCATGACAATGACACTGATAGGATAGCGCGGGTGTACGCCGACCTCCCTGATAAAGCCAACACGCAAGTGATTGCCACCTCCGGCGTCGAGCAGCGGCGGTTAACCGAAGCCATTCGGGACAGGCTCAAAAATACCGGCGCCCTCGCCAGACACGAAACCACCCTATTCACTCAAACCCCTCACCACCTCTCCAAAGCGCAACAACCCCTCGTTCAACACTACAAACCAGGCATGACACTCACCCACTGGGAGAAAAACAAACCTCAGAGCTTTGTCATCGCCAGCATCGATAAAGAGAGCAACACCATGACCGCACTCAGCAAACGCGATGGACAGTCACACACCTTTGACCCGTCCAGTCGCACCTTTAAGCGCATGAAGATGCAAATCAGCAAACCGCAAAGCCTCAACATCGCCCAAGGCGAACGTCTTCGTACGTTAGGCAAACACTTCCCTGCCGGTTTGGACGCCAATCGAAGTTACCTTGTCACGCACACTGACAAAGAGAGCCTCACGCTTGAGAGCCAAGGTCAAACGCAGCGCGTCAACTTAGAGAGCTTAAAAGACGCGCCGCTGCAATACGACTATGTTCACGGCGCCCACCATATTGAGCAAAAAGCCCATACCTTGCTGTCAGGTAAAGCATTTACTTTATCTAAGCCCCTGATAAACGACCTGACCGAAAAAACAGAGCGCCTTGATATCTTCACCGACAAACCGGACAAAGCCCAAAGCGTACTTGAGAAAGAGCAAGTCTCCCCGTCAGCCATTGAGCGTGTATTACAGACGCAAAACGTCAACGACCGCTACCTAAATGACGCCACCCAAGATTGGCTAAAGCACGATGTCAGTCAGGCACTGTCAGCACTAGCCAAAGCGCAAAACGCCCCACTCATCGAAAAAGCGGTCAGTTTTGCCCTGAACCACCTCTCAGAGCGAGAAGCGGCGTTTAGCCAAAAAGCGTTAGTGGTGGAAGCGGTGCGTTACGCCTTTGAAGAAGCCGGTGGCTCTATTACCAAAGAGCAGGTTGAAACAGAACTGACTAAACGCAGCGACACCCTCTCTGCAGAGTACAGTGACGGCACACGCTGGACGACGCACGCCGCGCTGGAGACTGAAAAGCGCATCTTGCAAAACATCGATGATGGTAAAGACCAACATCAGCCTTTTGCCACACCTAAACAGGTGCAAGACTTTCTCAATACCAAGCCTCGCCTAACCCAAGGGCAAAAGGACGCCATCACCCTCATATCAACCACCAAGGACAGCTTTGTGGCCATCCAAGGGTTAGCCGGCACAGGTAAGTCCACCATGCTTGAATCCAATACTGAACTTATCCAGTTAGTGAAAGAAGCCAGCCAGCAACCAGAGCAAAGCGTCATCGGTCTTGCGCCCACTCACGCCGCGGTTGCAGAGCTAGAAAGCAAAGGCGTGAAAGCGCAAACGCTAGACAGTTTGCTTTCTGACATCCGGCAAGGCAATCGAGAAGCCAGTGACTATCAACACACCTTGTTCTTTCTCGATGAAAGCTCCATGGTCAGCAACAAGCAAGCCGATGAGTTCACAAAGCTCGTCAATGACAGTCAGTCCAAAACAGTCAAATTGGGCGATAAAGAGCAGCTTTTATCACTCAGTGCCGGTAAACCCTTTGAGCTAGCCATAAGCCAAGGCCGCATCGATACCGCTTACATGACCGACATCATCCGTCAGCAAAACGACACCTTACTTAATGCGGCGCAAAACATCATTGATAAGCAGCCACAGAGCGCCCTGGATAAGCTCCAGCAGCAAGCCCCTGATACTCAAGGCAACCGCCAGCATGTCATCTCTACGCTGGATGAACACCGTAAAGACCGACACAAAGCGCAGTTAGAAGCCACAGAAAAACTGCCCTATATGATCGCCAAGGACTATCTAGAGCGCACACCAGAGACGCGAGAAAACACACTTCTCATTCTTTACACCAACAAGGAGCGAGACCAAACTACCGAATACATCCGAGTCGGATTGATGAAAAAGAGTGAGTTAGGCAAAGAGAACGTCATCGCAACCCGGCTACGCTCAATCGGTGCGACGGGTGAAGAGCTCACCACCATGATGCCGTATCAAAAAGGCTTAATACTGAGCACCAGACCCGGTGAGTACGCGACAATCACTCACGTAGATTCAGAGCATGGCGTAGTAACACTTCAAGACGCGAGTACAGGTAAGACAAGGCCGTTCTTACCCCGCAATCGAGACCATACCTTCACGACACTGTTTAGCGTGTCAGAAAAACCCCTCTCAACGGGCGATAAAATCATCACCCGTTTTACCGATAAAGAGCGCGGCATTAAAGCCAACGTGGAGTACCGCATCACGCAAGCGACTACAGACAGTATTGTCGCTCAATCTAAGACAGGACAAACACTCAACCTTCACCCTAATGCGCTTAAAGACGGGCACTGGGACTACGCGTACAGTCGAACCGCAGACATGGCGCAAGGGTCCACCTATCAACACGTCATTAGCGCGATACAAAGCAAAGGCGCACTGACCAACTTAAGACGCGCCGGTATCGATGTGACTCGTGCCAGTCAGCACATTCGGCTCTATACCGACAACACAAAACAACTGGTCAAAAGCTGGCTTTCTAAAGATAGCCATAAAGCCAGTGCGATAGAAACCCTCAACCAAATCCCACCCAAAGACACCACTTACTTTAACCGTAATGCCCTCCCTCATGAGGACGTCCGGTTCCAAAATAAAAGCGGTGACTTTGACTACAACAAATTTAGGGAGCACATCAATACGCAACTACCAAAATACACAGAAAGCCTCGCCGTTCAGTTATTAGGCCAGCCGAATCAATCCAAATCAGACCGGGATTACTTAACCTTTGGCATTGGTAAATCAGCCATTAAAGTGACCCTAACAGGAGAGCATCGAGGGTATTTTAAAGACTACACCACGGGCGAAAAAGGCGCATTGATTAACCTAATCATGAGTCATAAGGAAATGAATTATAAAGCCGCGATGAATGAAGCGCACAAGATGCTCAATGAGCCGGACAAATATCAATTGGAGGAAAACAGTAAACACGAAAAATTACTGAGCACCACCCCAAGGCATATTGCGCAGTTTGAAGAAAGGGCTAAGGATTATATCAATCAAAGCTTACCGATGGATAACACACTGGCCCAAACGTACTTAAACAAGCTCGGTGTCAATAACATTGAAAACAACCATGTAAAATTCCACCCAGCGGTCTATTCATCCGAAGATAGATCCCTTCACCCTGCGATGCTAACCAACATCCACAATAAACAAGGTGAAACCAAAGCCATAGAAGTGACCTATTTAGACACTCAAGGAAATAAAGACTCCTCCCTAGATATTAATCCAAGAACCCTAGGAACAAAATCCAAACAATTAACACAATTCCATCAGGGGGAGGATTTAAACACCACCATCATCAGCACATCGATAGAAAACTCGTTTTTAATTCGAGACCAAACTCAAGGGCAGATTGACATTATCAACGTCAATCATAAGAACGACATTCAAAACATCTCTACCGATGAACTGAGACAGAACATCATTATTGTATTAAATCACGGCAACCACGATTTAAACCCGAACAACATTGAGAAAATCGTCGAGAACTTTAATGGTCGAGACATTCAATTCATGTCAGACGATAACCTTAAAGAGGACATCAAATCATGCCTTGATAAACTAGAGCAAGATAACAGCGCACATAACATTGAATTAAGTGAGCCACTCATTTCTCATCAAGAGAGCGAATTAGACACCCTCAACTATAATGAGAAAAAAGAAACCGACAGCCAATCACTCGATCACTTTGAGCCAAAAGAATATTCCCCTCAAAAAGAGATGGAATTTAATCAATCAGAGAAAGAGAGCCATTGGGAAGACAGAGAAATCGACAGAGAGTTAGAGCGATAA
- a CDS encoding helix-turn-helix domain-containing protein: MNDQLTPINKDHLKKLIRAELEPTWFDKQSVSPDMSWVTPAVFEILFTELITHTRGNQSKAARVLGINRGNFTKKLNQITTREFGSDESL; the protein is encoded by the coding sequence ATGAATGACCAACTAACTCCAATCAACAAAGACCATTTAAAAAAACTTATCCGAGCAGAACTGGAACCGACATGGTTTGATAAGCAATCAGTTAGCCCTGATATGTCTTGGGTGACTCCTGCTGTGTTTGAAATATTGTTTACTGAGTTGATAACTCATACGCGCGGTAATCAGTCTAAGGCTGCTAGGGTTTTAGGGATTAACAGAGGTAATTTCACCAAAAAGTTAAATCAGATCACAACTCGTGAATTTGGATCGGATGAGAGCTTATAA